CTTAAGGTTTATTATCCTGATGGTCCAGTAATCCGAACCTTCAAAGGTTCGTCGGTTCATTATTTTGAAggattatatttacaaattcaaaTGATTCAGTTGTCAAAAAATCCAAATAGTGTAAGTCCCTGAAGTTTTGAACCACACCACAATATACTGACTAGAAGGTATCATTGAACGGAACTTTACAGTACTATATTGCATCATCTGtgatttattttgattgattaaaCGGACTagtaatttaaaattcatattttataaagagTTCAAACGGGCTGGTACATTATCAAAAGAACATTTTATACAGAAACACCAttgtattttttacttaaaattgaGAGAATTTTTAATTGCAATCTCCTGCaccaattttgattgatttatacGGAATGGTacattatgaaatgaatattctATACAGAAAAAAACCTTTGTGTTTTACTTAAAATTGAGAGAATTTTTAATTGCCATCTCCTGCATCAATTCTGATTGATTTATACGGAATGGTacattatgaaatgaatattttatacagaaaaaaaactttgtgttttacttaaaattttgagaatttttaattttcatctcCTGCaccaattttgattgatttatacGAAATGGTACATTATGtgttttatatctatataaaatgaatatttatagtATATACATTTGCCAAAAAATCAGAACAACTTACGTGTAATTGCAATATCTCTGCATCTTTTTGATTTATATGGAATGATACGGCAGAACATTTCGAggcatgaaatatttatttttaagcatGCAAAATGCTTTTCGATCTTAGCACTGGTAATGGGACCCATCGGATTTCATACAGGTTTTTTATGGTAGCGAACGATATAGGGTACAGGTAACGTTCTCAATCCTTCTGTACTTTTATTTCTCTATTtctgaaaagaaatatttttagcaACATTATTGCGAAGATTAGATAAAGATCAATCGAATTTACCTCAGCATTCAAACATCAGAGGATTGAAATTCCTGTGATgcgattaaaataaatatcaaaatattactgGTTTGTTCCATGATACTTAccggagaaaattaataaaagctgatatataattatttattaatcttAAAGTGCATCATTAGATCACGAGGCAGTTAAAAATAAACGAATTTCAaatctgaatttatttttatttctttgcatCAGATAGCCATGAAAGGCTTTGGGTGTAAATtgatatttctgtaaaaaaaaatacatgtagcttcagTGCAAGTTGGTTCCTAGGAAAACGGCCATGCATTATGGTATATTTTGTCTTTTAGATATAGTCAATGCATTTCTTGAGTTAAGGAAGCGGCAGTAATTGAATATTCATGCATTACATATAGACAAAGCGATTGCTTCCGCGTGTCTCAGAGTTTGGCAGTACTACAAGCAATGATAGTTCTTTGGATCGTGGGAAAATGTCATCTGTAATGAAGAATAGCACCAGTTAAAAAGATATGCAAATCGAATTGGTTCTTGTCATAAATCTATAATAGTTATAGAAACTTTCCGATCGGTTTCAGCATCTAAAagttattaatttctttttcgcTTAACATTAGTTTGACTCCGTACCAGTTCTTAACAGCAGTACTAAGGTATCAGTTGGGAAAACTTACTTTACAAATACAATTATCTTGGCATATATTTTAGAACCAtattaacaagagcttggactttgggtagttgcaTTAAatagcaatgtgacgtaggcctgtcaatttcattgctggccactcagccatggctctctgaaatcaacaagatttgtctggcttttgagctaagactacgcaatcggtgtataccTCGCTTAAAACCAGCGTcgtttttcacttgttttgacgcaagaaatagacaaTTACGTCCtacgaaagtccaaggtcttgttaaaatggttctatacgTGTTGTCGATTTGATCAAGATCTAGGCAAGGAACATTCATTCTTTTTGCTTTTGAAAATTCGTGACTTATTAAGAGTGCAGACTCTGGGTCAGAATCACTAGTATTTAGTACAAGTTACTTAATTAAGGTATTCTACTCCTTACTGTATTTTATTAAGATGTTTTGAGAAGTGAATTATTGAAATCTATATATTaacatgtttcaaatatacaatgtgggtgggtgggtgggtggctGGGgggttaaaatgtaattttcacTCAATAACATCAAACATAATGCTTATTTAAACTGAGCATACTTTAGTATGTGaattttgcataaaatctatCAAATACTGTAATTTTGTTAAACACGGCCTCCATAGTATGATTCAAACATATTGTGAGTTATACGTTTACCTGTATTACAATTGCAAATCAAATGTAAAGTGCactgaaaattttaagaaaaaaatgcatgcttATGGTTATTTTCTCTTAGAAATTCTAGTTTCCCCGccaaaaaacttcattgtttatCGAGTCTAAATTGAGTTTACAAGTGAATGCCGAACACAGTGGTGATAAATAACCCCTCTTTGCTGATCAGACAAACACAATATGATtattacttgttttaaaaatggagATCATGTGCGCCTTGAACTTCAACTCAGACGGgagaaatactttaaaatggATACTAGACGCTTATTGGGCGGACTTTTGATCGTCCGATAAAAAAATTCTCCATTTCCCAATCTCCCCAATCCGGACCCCCCATCTCTCCCCCGTTCCGCTCATCAGTAACCTGTAACTTTTATACCCGTAAgtcacaaagaaaacatttgatAAGTTCATTTGATAATTCAGCAGACTTTCCGTACTACACATTCAGgtatatttgatttgtttgtagGAGCGGTTCCTCCCGGGGGCATAGAGGGACTGTGGATCACGGATTTGAATCTCAAGGACAAGGTCAAGGACGATGCGTACCTGTGGATGCGCACGGCGGTCAGCAGGGTGCAGTGTGCTCTGGAGTGCACGGCGGACGCGCGCTGTATGTCGCATTTCTACAAAGAAACCAGCACTACCTGTATAGCTCAAGATGTTCAACTTGACTCCATCGACGTTCGGAACTCATCTGGGTTTTTAGCTTATGGATTACAAACAGCAGGTATAATTTAATCATGTCAAATAGTGGATGATCTTACCAAATGAAATTGTTTCGATTCTTTAATGAATATTGTTATGATGAAGTCTcgtttataattttctttccatattatatttttatcaatttatgcaAGTAATAAGAATCAGCTCTCTCGTATGACTTCATCTAGGGATATTAGTATGCATACTTGTTTGTTTAATTACTGCATTCAAATACTAGTATCTGCCTTTGAAAAAAGACCACCTGTTTGACGCATTGGAAAacgttttaaaaatcattatataatcAATTAACGAATCATTACGGCTTTGAATTTGTACCATTTGTAGCGAGTTGCGTGGCCCCCTTCCAGTACAACCGAGCAGCGAATCTGTGTTTCTGGATCTCTGACGTCAAGGGGAACCTGACGACGGCGCAGCAGGTGTGTGGGTCACACGGCGGATCCTTGGCAACCATTGACACGGTGGCCAAGCGTGACGCCCTGCTGGCCTACCCAAATCTAAGTAAGAGGCATCGCTATTTGAAAAACGTAATAAAAAGCGCGGTGCATGCTGGTTAAccgtttaaatttaaatgttttttatgaACGGTAACAATTTTTAGCATAAGTCACACATGATAGATAAAACGACCAATCATTTTATGTCATCTTTTTTGGTGGGCGCGGCAAGATGAAATTAAACTTTATGCGGGGAAGCAAGATGAACCCCACATAAAGCTATAGAATATTGGGTTggaatttcattcatttaaacTCAAGTAAAACCGATATATTGTATCACACTAGGTGTATAGGTAATTATGGGACCTTTTAAAAGATTGTCGGttggttatttaaaaaaaacaacctctTCAGGAAAGGGGGTTGCGTTATCGTAAATGTATTTGGCAATCGGGTTTTGGAACACAGTTCGCAGTTCGCTATTCGCAGTTgaaaagtgaactgcgttctagaacgcagtcc
This portion of the Magallana gigas chromosome 7, xbMagGiga1.1, whole genome shotgun sequence genome encodes:
- the LOC105325603 gene encoding uncharacterized protein, with the protein product MVPRHLDHVIQKTMTRAVLIFFSLEFIKVVLGAVPPGGIEGLWITDLNLKDKVKDDAYLWMRTAVSRVQCALECTADARCMSHFYKETSTTCIAQDVQLDSIDVRNSSGFLAYGLQTAASCVAPFQYNRAANLCFWISDVKGNLTTAQQVCGSHGGSLATIDTVAKRDALLAYPNLNKDGSGNFVASYLIDGSDEMNETDFRYKDGSVVPSGFWMAGFPQNNSAENCIHFPTWSNGLFMNYECGNSNYYFICQKP